Proteins found in one Serinicoccus marinus DSM 15273 genomic segment:
- a CDS encoding DoxX family protein gives MLLALWIINGLLALAFLGAGGMKLLRGKDALAASGMSYVEDFSAGTVKLIGALEVLGAVGLIVPLLTGIVPVLTPIAAIGLAIIMIGAVVTHIRRKEPPLFPAILGVLAVASAVLGFIAVTN, from the coding sequence ATGCTCCTCGCACTCTGGATCATCAACGGCCTGCTCGCCCTGGCCTTTCTCGGTGCCGGGGGCATGAAGCTCCTGCGCGGCAAAGACGCCCTGGCCGCGTCCGGTATGAGCTATGTCGAAGACTTCTCCGCCGGCACCGTCAAGCTCATCGGCGCGCTCGAGGTCCTCGGCGCCGTTGGCCTCATCGTCCCCCTGCTCACCGGGATCGTGCCGGTGCTGACGCCGATCGCGGCGATCGGCCTTGCGATCATCATGATCGGCGCCGTCGTGACCCACATTCGTCGCAAGGAGCCCCCGCTGTTCCCCGCCATTCTCGGCGTGCTGGCGGTTGCCAGCGCAGTGCTCGGGTTCATCGCCGTCACCAACTGA
- a CDS encoding SDR family oxidoreductase: MSDSLIAVTGATGHLGGLVIEKLLESRSAASLVALVRDQKKAEHLAAKGVQVRVASYEDRAALESALTGVETLLLVSGSEVGQRVPQHVNVIDAARTAGVGRVVYTSAPKATTSELVVAAEHKATEEYLTASGLDYTILRNGWYTENYLPQVATARQTGAVVAAVGDGRVASASRADYADGAAAVLVGAGHSGTVYELSGDQAWDYDELAATIGQIIGKPVTYQRVDGPTLVEMLTGTGMPEEVARLMAALDANIADGLLAGATGELSALIGRPTTSLKEGLLAALA; encoded by the coding sequence ATGTCGGATTCGTTGATCGCCGTCACCGGCGCCACCGGTCACCTCGGAGGCCTTGTGATCGAGAAGCTGCTCGAGTCCCGGTCCGCGGCGAGTCTCGTCGCCTTGGTCCGTGACCAGAAGAAGGCGGAGCACCTGGCGGCGAAGGGCGTGCAGGTGCGCGTCGCCTCGTACGAAGACCGCGCCGCGCTGGAGTCGGCGCTGACCGGCGTGGAGACGTTGCTGCTGGTCTCGGGCAGCGAGGTCGGCCAGCGCGTGCCGCAGCACGTCAATGTCATCGACGCCGCTCGGACCGCGGGAGTGGGTCGCGTGGTCTACACGAGCGCACCCAAGGCGACCACGAGCGAGCTCGTGGTCGCGGCCGAGCACAAGGCCACCGAGGAATACCTGACCGCGTCAGGACTGGACTACACGATCCTCCGCAACGGCTGGTACACCGAGAACTATCTGCCGCAGGTGGCGACTGCCCGCCAGACCGGAGCCGTTGTCGCGGCGGTCGGCGACGGCCGTGTCGCCAGCGCCTCCCGCGCCGATTACGCCGACGGCGCTGCCGCCGTGCTGGTCGGCGCGGGGCACAGTGGCACGGTGTACGAGCTCTCCGGGGACCAGGCGTGGGACTATGACGAACTCGCCGCCACGATCGGCCAGATCATCGGCAAACCCGTCACCTACCAGCGTGTGGACGGACCGACGCTTGTCGAGATGCTCACCGGCACCGGAATGCCCGAGGAGGTCGCGCGGTTGATGGCGGCCCTGGATGCGAACATCGCCGACGGCCTCCTCGCCGGCGCCACCGGCGAGCTCTCCGCGCTCATCGGACGCCCCACCACCAGCCTCAAGGAAGGTCTCCTCGCCGCGCTCGCCTAA
- a CDS encoding DUF4245 family protein, with amino-acid sequence MSERPHPTPAGPPAAAPAPDRRRQRLASYTVRNMVYSTVLVLALVLVWWSLTYNPTEQEPRRVEVASTAAYAVDQADWPVWVPEPGQEWSPTVVWFEPLEDVTTWHVSYVTPEGEYLAIHQADGVTPAWRDAVLSGGEQVGQTLLPGPDGEQQWQAWEAESGNAQNAWVLDTEDAGTVIVHGTAQEDEARALLETIQARD; translated from the coding sequence GTGAGCGAGCGACCGCACCCCACCCCCGCCGGCCCACCGGCCGCCGCGCCTGCACCGGACCGTCGGCGCCAGCGCTTGGCGTCGTACACCGTGCGCAACATGGTCTACTCCACGGTGCTCGTGCTGGCGCTGGTCCTCGTCTGGTGGTCGCTCACCTACAACCCGACCGAGCAGGAGCCGCGCCGGGTGGAGGTCGCCTCGACCGCCGCCTACGCGGTGGACCAGGCCGACTGGCCGGTCTGGGTGCCCGAGCCGGGGCAGGAGTGGTCGCCGACCGTGGTGTGGTTCGAGCCGCTGGAGGACGTGACGACCTGGCACGTCTCCTACGTCACGCCGGAGGGGGAGTACCTCGCGATCCACCAGGCGGACGGAGTCACCCCGGCCTGGCGCGACGCGGTCCTCTCGGGGGGAGAGCAGGTGGGCCAGACCCTGCTCCCGGGGCCCGACGGTGAGCAGCAGTGGCAGGCGTGGGAGGCCGAGTCCGGCAACGCCCAGAACGCCTGGGTCCTCGACACCGAGGACGCAGGCACCGTGATCGTCCACGGGACTGCGCAGGAGGACGAGGCGCGGGCTCTGCTCGAGACGATCCAGGCGCGCGACTAG